In a single window of the Branchiostoma floridae strain S238N-H82 chromosome 2, Bfl_VNyyK, whole genome shotgun sequence genome:
- the LOC118409375 gene encoding betaine--homocysteine S-methyltransferase 1-like isoform X1, which yields MSKVNGEKKGVLERLRDGVVVGDGGFVFALEKRGYVKAGPWTPEATVEHPEAVRQLHREFVRAGADVCQTFTFYASDDKLENRGNTANKTHTGSKINQAACDLAKEVADEGGCLIAGGISQTPTYLSGKGKEAVQAEFRKQIQIFVANNVDFLLAEYYEHVEEVEWAIEVLKETGKPVAANMCIGPEGDMHGVSAGECAVRMAKAGADIVGINCHFDPFVCLEGMKKMKAALDKADLHPYLMVQPLAYMTPDAGKQGFIDLPEFPFALEPRVCSRWEIMKFAREAYEIGIRYIGGCCGFEPYHIRAISEELSKERGGFMPEGCQKHDMWGQGLRLHTKPWVRARARREYWENMKPASGRPFCPSCSKPDNWGVTAGDDMLKQKTEATTDEEIKQLAAK from the exons ATGTCTAAG GTGAATGGAGAAAAGAAGGGTGTTCTGGAGAGGTTGAGGGATGGAGTTGTGGTGGGGGACGGTGGGTTTGTCTTTGCCCTGGAGAAGCGTGGTTATGTGAAGGCAGGACCATGGACCCCAGAGGCAACAGTCGAGCACCCTGAGGCCG TTCGCCAGCTGCACCGCGAGTTTGTGCGTGCTGGCGCGGACGTCTGTCAGACGTTCACCTTCTACGCCAGTGACGACAAGCTGGAGAACCGTGGCAACACCGCCAACAAGACTCACACA GGGTCCAAAATCAACCAGGCGGCATGTGACCTGGCCAAGGAGGTGGCGGACGAGGGAGGATGTCTTATTGCAGGCGGCATATCACAGACCCCGACCTACCTCAGTGGCAAGGGGAAGGAGGCTGTCCAGGCAGAATTTCGCAAGCAGATCCAGATTTTTGTTGCCAATAATGTTGACTTCCTGCTTGCTGAG TACTATGAGCATGTAGAAGAAGTAGAGTGGGCCATCGAGGTGCTGAAGGAGACTGGGAAGCCAGTGGCAGCCAACATGTGCATCGGGCCGGAGGGAGACATGCACGGGGTGTCTGCTGGGGAGTGTGCTGTCCGTATGGCCAAGGCTG GAGCGGACATAGTGGGCATCAACTGCCACTTTGACCCTTTTGTGTGCCTGGAGGGTATGAAGAAGATGAAGGCAGCACTGGACAAGGCTGACCTCCATCCCTACCTGATGGTGCAGCCCCTTGCCTACATGACCCCCGATGCTGGCAAACAGGGCTTCATCGACCTGCCAGAGTTCCCCTTCG CGCTGGAGCCACGTGTGTGCAGCCGCTGGGAGATCATGAAGTTTGCTCGTGAGGCATACGAGATCGGGATCCGGTACATCGGTGGCTGCTGCGGATTCGAGCCGTACCACATCAGGGCCATAAGCGAGGAGCTCAGCAAGGAGAGGGGAGGCTTCATGCCAGAGGGTTGCCAGAAGCACGACATGTGGGGACAGGGCCTGCGTCTGCACACAAAGCCATGGGTCCGCGCCAG GGCCCGTCGTGAGTACTGGGAGAACATGAAGCCAGCCAGCGGGCGTCCCTTCTGCCCCTCCTGCTCCAAACCAGACAACTGGGGCGTCACAGCCGGCGACGACATGCTCAAACAGAAGACAGAGGCCACCACAGATGAGGAGATCAAGCAGCTGGCAGCAAAATGA
- the LOC118409375 gene encoding betaine--homocysteine S-methyltransferase 1-like isoform X2, protein MLVDGVIGYNKTHTGSKINQAACDLAKEVADEGGCLIAGGISQTPTYLSGKGKEAVQAEFRKQIQIFVANNVDFLLAEYYEHVEEVEWAIEVLKETGKPVAANMCIGPEGDMHGVSAGECAVRMAKAGADIVGINCHFDPFVCLEGMKKMKAALDKADLHPYLMVQPLAYMTPDAGKQGFIDLPEFPFALEPRVCSRWEIMKFAREAYEIGIRYIGGCCGFEPYHIRAISEELSKERGGFMPEGCQKHDMWGQGLRLHTKPWVRARARREYWENMKPASGRPFCPSCSKPDNWGVTAGDDMLKQKTEATTDEEIKQLAAK, encoded by the exons ATGTTGGTAGATGGTGTGATTGGTTACAACAAGACTCACACA GGGTCCAAAATCAACCAGGCGGCATGTGACCTGGCCAAGGAGGTGGCGGACGAGGGAGGATGTCTTATTGCAGGCGGCATATCACAGACCCCGACCTACCTCAGTGGCAAGGGGAAGGAGGCTGTCCAGGCAGAATTTCGCAAGCAGATCCAGATTTTTGTTGCCAATAATGTTGACTTCCTGCTTGCTGAG TACTATGAGCATGTAGAAGAAGTAGAGTGGGCCATCGAGGTGCTGAAGGAGACTGGGAAGCCAGTGGCAGCCAACATGTGCATCGGGCCGGAGGGAGACATGCACGGGGTGTCTGCTGGGGAGTGTGCTGTCCGTATGGCCAAGGCTG GAGCGGACATAGTGGGCATCAACTGCCACTTTGACCCTTTTGTGTGCCTGGAGGGTATGAAGAAGATGAAGGCAGCACTGGACAAGGCTGACCTCCATCCCTACCTGATGGTGCAGCCCCTTGCCTACATGACCCCCGATGCTGGCAAACAGGGCTTCATCGACCTGCCAGAGTTCCCCTTCG CGCTGGAGCCACGTGTGTGCAGCCGCTGGGAGATCATGAAGTTTGCTCGTGAGGCATACGAGATCGGGATCCGGTACATCGGTGGCTGCTGCGGATTCGAGCCGTACCACATCAGGGCCATAAGCGAGGAGCTCAGCAAGGAGAGGGGAGGCTTCATGCCAGAGGGTTGCCAGAAGCACGACATGTGGGGACAGGGCCTGCGTCTGCACACAAAGCCATGGGTCCGCGCCAG GGCCCGTCGTGAGTACTGGGAGAACATGAAGCCAGCCAGCGGGCGTCCCTTCTGCCCCTCCTGCTCCAAACCAGACAACTGGGGCGTCACAGCCGGCGACGACATGCTCAAACAGAAGACAGAGGCCACCACAGATGAGGAGATCAAGCAGCTGGCAGCAAAATGA
- the LOC118409375 gene encoding betaine--homocysteine S-methyltransferase 1-like isoform X3, with protein MLVDGVIGYKTHTGSKINQAACDLAKEVADEGGCLIAGGISQTPTYLSGKGKEAVQAEFRKQIQIFVANNVDFLLAEYYEHVEEVEWAIEVLKETGKPVAANMCIGPEGDMHGVSAGECAVRMAKAGADIVGINCHFDPFVCLEGMKKMKAALDKADLHPYLMVQPLAYMTPDAGKQGFIDLPEFPFALEPRVCSRWEIMKFAREAYEIGIRYIGGCCGFEPYHIRAISEELSKERGGFMPEGCQKHDMWGQGLRLHTKPWVRARARREYWENMKPASGRPFCPSCSKPDNWGVTAGDDMLKQKTEATTDEEIKQLAAK; from the exons ATGTTGGTAGATGGTGTGATTGGTTACAAGACTCACACA GGGTCCAAAATCAACCAGGCGGCATGTGACCTGGCCAAGGAGGTGGCGGACGAGGGAGGATGTCTTATTGCAGGCGGCATATCACAGACCCCGACCTACCTCAGTGGCAAGGGGAAGGAGGCTGTCCAGGCAGAATTTCGCAAGCAGATCCAGATTTTTGTTGCCAATAATGTTGACTTCCTGCTTGCTGAG TACTATGAGCATGTAGAAGAAGTAGAGTGGGCCATCGAGGTGCTGAAGGAGACTGGGAAGCCAGTGGCAGCCAACATGTGCATCGGGCCGGAGGGAGACATGCACGGGGTGTCTGCTGGGGAGTGTGCTGTCCGTATGGCCAAGGCTG GAGCGGACATAGTGGGCATCAACTGCCACTTTGACCCTTTTGTGTGCCTGGAGGGTATGAAGAAGATGAAGGCAGCACTGGACAAGGCTGACCTCCATCCCTACCTGATGGTGCAGCCCCTTGCCTACATGACCCCCGATGCTGGCAAACAGGGCTTCATCGACCTGCCAGAGTTCCCCTTCG CGCTGGAGCCACGTGTGTGCAGCCGCTGGGAGATCATGAAGTTTGCTCGTGAGGCATACGAGATCGGGATCCGGTACATCGGTGGCTGCTGCGGATTCGAGCCGTACCACATCAGGGCCATAAGCGAGGAGCTCAGCAAGGAGAGGGGAGGCTTCATGCCAGAGGGTTGCCAGAAGCACGACATGTGGGGACAGGGCCTGCGTCTGCACACAAAGCCATGGGTCCGCGCCAG GGCCCGTCGTGAGTACTGGGAGAACATGAAGCCAGCCAGCGGGCGTCCCTTCTGCCCCTCCTGCTCCAAACCAGACAACTGGGGCGTCACAGCCGGCGACGACATGCTCAAACAGAAGACAGAGGCCACCACAGATGAGGAGATCAAGCAGCTGGCAGCAAAATGA
- the LOC118409371 gene encoding dimethylglycine dehydrogenase, mitochondrial-like has product MASAIMLRGLGLAAAAARAGSRPQSLFAACKLHTTSSSSVANSEDKATSGPLGKRLKDQAETLIIGGGCVGTSLAYHLAKAGQKDVVLLEKTELTAGSTWHAAGLTTLFHPGINVKNLHYYSIWLFNELEKETGQNVGFHSPGSIRIASTPTRVDEFRYQMQRQGWNKAPQWLLTPEEVHEMHPLLNMDKVLMGLYNPGDGHIDPYTLTQAYAIGARMYGADIYQKTMVTGLAMRSDGSWNVDTPYGTIHAQRVVNAAGFWSHELGLMTGFELPLIPVHHQYVITGPVPEVKSRTQELPVIRDLDGSYYLRQERDGILIGPYEKEDRMELQDHWIKDGVPPGFGKELFESDLDRISDNLEAAMEMVPVFRDAEISRIVCGPIMYTPDILPLMGPYRAQGVQNYWCAAGFGYGVIHSGGAGKYLTDWILNGEPPYDLIELDPNRFGETWCDRQFVATKARESYGYNNAVGYPKEERFAGRPTARVSGIYQTLLDKGADMGFHSGWEQPSWFAKEGDTHGYLPSFRRSNWFHPVGRECELVLSRAGVIDLTPFGKFEIKGPDSAKFLDHLCANNVPKTGKTCISHMLTPRGRVYAELTISKLGEDHFFAITGSGSEFHDLRWMEDHALKGGYDVTISNITDEVACNGIAGPNSRDVLEKLTSGDLSEEGFKFLAVHDISLGGVDVRAIRISYTGELGWELYHAREDTARLYEALMSAGQEFGLGDFGTYAMGSLRLEKGFRGWGAEMTVDNNPLEAGLDFFIKLNKPADFIGKQALQQLQQEGLTRKLVCLTVEVEENGPDAEGNETIWHQGKVVGNTTSGAYGYQIQKSIAYAYVPLHLAEPGTVVEVELLGSRRSATVQQEPLVQTEPVRTRLARKKSAETARGNVTV; this is encoded by the exons ATGGCCAGCGCAATCATGCTGAGAGGACTGGGCctggcggcggcggcggcgagAGCGGGATCCCGCCCACAGAGTCTGTTCGCTGCCTGCAAACTGCACAcgacttcaagttcaagtgtaGCGAACTCAGAAGACAA GgcaacatctggtccactggGGAAGCGCCTAAAGGACCAAGCGGAGACATTGATCATCGGTGGAGGATGTGTGGGGACCAGTCTGGCTTATCACCTGGCCAAGGCAGGACAGAAGGACGTTGTGCTGCTGGAGAAGACAGAGCTGACTGCTGGGTCGACATGGCACGCT GCTGGCCTGACAACACTGTTCCATCCTGGAATCAATGTCAAGAACCTGCATTACTACAGCATCTGGCTCTTCAATGAGCTGGAGAAGGAAACAGGGCAG AATGTAGGATTCCATTCACCAGGAAGCATCAGGATAGCTTCTACCCCCACCCGGGTGGACGAGTTCCGGTACCAGATGCAGCGGCAGGGCTGGAACAAGGCCCCGCAGTGGCTGCTGACTCCGGAGGAAGTACATGAGATGCACCCGCTGCTAAACATGGACAAG GTTCTGATGGGCCTGTACAACCCCGGGGATGGCCACATCGACCCCTACACTCTCACTCAGGCCTACGCCATCGGTGCCCGGATGTACGGGGCTGACATCTACCAGAAGACCATGGTGACGGGCCTGGCGATGCGCAGTGATGGCAGCTGGAATGTGGACACTCCATACGGCACCATTCATGCACAGAGAGTGGTCAATGCTGCAG GTTTCTGGTCGCATGAGTTAGGCCTGATGACTGGGTTTGAGCTACCCCTCATCCCTGTCCATCACCAGTACGTCATCACCGGCCCCGTGCCAGAGGTCAAGTCTCGGACGCAGGAGCTTCCTGTCATACGCGACCTGGACGGGTCATACTATCTGCGCCAGGAGAGGGACGGGATCTTGATCGGTCCCTACGAGAAGGAGGACAGGATGGAGCTACAGGATCATTGGATCAAGGACGGGGTGCCTCCAG GTTTTGGAAAAGAATTATTCGAGTCAGATCTTGACCGCATCTCGGACAACCTGGAGGCTGCAATGGAGATGGTGCCTGTATTTCGTGATGCTGAAATCTCTCGCATTGTCTGTGGACCAATCATGTACACCCCTGACATCCTTCCGCTGATGGGACCATACAGGGCACAGGGGGTGCAGAACTACTGGTGTGCTGCAGGGTTTGG CTATGGAGTCATCCACAGTGGGGGTGCAGGGAAGTACCTGACTGACTGGATCCTGAATGGAGAGCCACCTTATGATCTGATAGAACTGGACCCCAACAG GTTTGGTGAGACTTGGTGTGACAGACAGTTTGTGGCTACCAAGGCCAGGGAGTCGTACGGGTACAACAATGCAGTTGGGTACCCGAAGGAGGAGAGGTTTGCTGGCCGCCCCACGGCCAGGGTCAGCGGCATCTACCAAACACTGCTGGACAAGGGTGCCGACATGGGCTTCCACTCAG GATGGGAGCAGCCCAGCTGGTTTGCTAAAGAAGGTGACACCCACGGCTATCTTCCTAGCTTCAGACGCTCGAACTGGTTCCATCCGGTCGGGAGGGAGTGTGAACTGGTTCTGTCCAGAGCCGGGGTGATCGACCTGACACCGTTTGGAAAGTTTGAGATCAAAGGTCCTGATTCAGCAAAGTTTCTGGACCACCTGTGTGCAAACAATGTACCAAAG ACTGGGAAGACATGCATCAGTCACATGTTGACCCCCAGAGGACGGGTATACGCAgagttgaccatctccaaactAGGAGAGGATCACTTCTTTGCCATCACAGGGTCAGGATCAGAGTTCCATGATCTCAG GTGGATGGAGGACCATGCCCTTAAGGGTGGCTATGATGTCACCATCTCCAACATTACAGATGAGGTGGCTTGTAATGGTATTGCTGGCCCTAATTCCAGAGATGTGCTGGAGAAGCTGACCTCAGGTGACTTGAGCGAGGAAGGGTTCAAGTTCCTGGCTGTCCATGACATCAGTCTGGGTGGGGTTGATGTCAGAGCTATCAGGATATCTTACACTG GTGAGCTGGGCTGGGAGCTGTACCACGCCAGAGAGGACACAGCCCGGCTGTACGAGGCCCTGATGTCGGCAGGACAGGAGTTCGGGCTGGGGGACTTCGGCACCTACGCCATGGGCTCCCTCAGGCTGGAGAAGGGCTtcagggggtggggggctgaG ATGACTGTTGACAACAATCCTTTGGAAGCAGGCTTGGATTTCTTCATCAAACTCAACAAG CCTGCAGACTTCATCGGTAAGCAGGctctgcagcagctgcagcaggaGGGACTGACCCGGAAGCTGGTGTGTCTGACTGTGGAGGTGGAGGAGAACGGTCCTGATGCTGAGGGCAACGAGACCATCTGGCACCAGGGGAAG GTTGTCGGAAACACAACGTCAGGAGCGTATGGTTACCAGATCCAGAAGTCAATAGCCTATGCCTACGTCCCACTCCATCTCGCCGAACCAGGGACCGTGGTGGAGGTAGAGTTGCTAGGCAGCCGCCGCTCGGCAACAGTGCAGCAGGAGCCTTTGGTTCAGACGGAACCAGTTCGGACAAGACTGGCCAGGAAAAAGTCAGCTGAGACAGCCAGGGGCAATGTCACAGTGTGA
- the LOC118409370 gene encoding dimethylglycine dehydrogenase, mitochondrial-like translates to MVHVYNMAPAVAARCAGAGVSRLLPWRCRPRAHLSTTAFHLSSQTNDRTTSEPISRRLKDEANTVIIGGGVVGTGLAYCLAKAGQKDVVLLEKTELTAGSTWHAPGNATYYNPGISMKKVQWESFKLFKEVERETGQDVGFHGPGTIRLASTPERVDEFRYQMQRQGWHDAPQWLLTPEEIHEMHPLLKMDKVLMGLYNPGDGHIDPNSLTQAYAIGARMYGADVYEQTGVTGMSMRGDGSWNVDTQHGTIHAQRVVNAAGFWAHEIGQLCGLELPLVAVQHLYVVTGPIPEVKARKTELPVIRDLEASFYARQERDGLIIGAHERAELVKMQTHWVSDGVPPDFGKKLFESDLDRISEYLEAAMDMIPAARNADITRDVCGPITCTPNHLPLIGPYMAPGLRNYWLAAGVFAGVLQSGGLGNYLTHWIMNGEPPYDLTEVDPNRFSESWCNRNFVAAKCRESYAFNNIIIWPKEERPAGRPTARVSGIYQTLLDKGAEMGFHSGWEQPNWFAKEGDTPGYRPSFRRTNWFHPVGRECELVLSRAGVIDLTPFGKLEVSGPDAARLLDYLFAYELPQVGRACTSHMLTTSGGVYAEMTVTRLGQDHFFLVTGTGSELHDLRWIENHVWKGGYDVTIANVTDDMGVLGIAGPRSRDVLAKLTSGDLSEEGFKFLSCQQLSLGGVRVRAVRISYTGELGWELYHAREDTARLYEALMSAGQEFGLGDFGTFAMGSLRLEKGFRGWGAEMTVDNNPLEAGFDSFIKMDKPADFIGKQALQQLQQEGLTRKLVCLTVEVEENGPDAEGNETIWHQGKVVGNTTSGAYGYQIQKSIAYAYVPLHLAEPGTVVEVELLGSRRPATVQQEPLVQTEPVRTRLARKKSAETARGNVTV, encoded by the exons ATGGTTCATGTGTACAACATGGCGCCCGCTGTGGCGGCCAGGtgtgcaggtgcaggtgtgtCCCGTTTGTTACCGTGGCGGTGTCGGCCACGAGCTCACCTGTCCACAACAGCGTTTCATCTGAGCAGCCAGACGAACGACAG GACGACGTCAGAGCCGATCAGCAGGCGACTGAAGGATGAGGCAAACACAGTGATCATAGGGGGCGGCGTGGTCGGGACGGGACTGGCCTACTGCCTGGCTAAGGCAGGACAGAAAGACGTTGTGCTGCTGGAGAAGACAGAATTGACTGCTGGGTCAACATGGCACGCC CCTGGAAACGCCACGTACTACAACCCGGGCATCAGCATGAAGAAAGTCCAGTGGGAGAGCTTCAAGTTATTCAAAGAGGTGGAGCGAGAAACTGGTCAG GATGTGGGTTTCCACGGCCCGGGAACCATCAGGCTGGCCTCCACTCCTGAGCGGGTGGACGAGTTTCGGTACCAGATGCAGCGGCAGGGCTGGCACGACGCGCCGCAATGGCTGCTGACTCCGGAGGAAATACATGAGATGCACCCGCTGCTAAAGATGGACAAG GTTCTGATGGGCCTGTACAACCCCGGAGATGGCCACATCGACCCCAACTCCCTCACCCAGGCTTACGCCATCGGTGCCCGGATGTACGGAGCGGATGTCTATGAACAGACAGGGGTGACTGGGATGAGCATGCGCGGTGATGGCAGCTGGAATGTGGACACGCAGCACGGCACCATCCATGCACAGAGAGTGGTCAACGCTGCAG GATTTTGGGCTCATGAGATCGGCCAGCTGTGCGGTCTGGAGCTTCCTCTCGTCGCCGTGCAGCACCTGTACGTGGTGACGGGACCGATCCCCGAGGTGAAGGCCAGAAAGACGGAACTGCCCGTGATCCGGGACCTGGAGGCGTCGTTCTACGCGCGCCAGGAGCGGGACGGGCTCATCATCGGCGCGCATGAGAGGGCGGAGCTGGTGAAGATGCAGACCCACTGGGTGAGCGACGGGGTTCCGCCAG ATTTTGGAAAGAAGTTGTTTGAGTCCGACCTGGACAGGATCTCGGAGTACCTGGAGGCGGCTATGGACATGATTCCCGCGGCCCGGAACGCGGACATCACCCGGGACGTGTGCGGGCCCATCACCTGCACACCCAACCACCTGCCGCTCATTGGGCCCTACATGGCACCCGGGCTGCGCAACTACTGGCTGGCTGCAGGCGTCTT CGCCGGAGTGTTACAGAGCGGAGGTTTGGGGAATTACCTCACACACTGGATCATGAACGGGGAACCGCCCTACGACCTCACAGAGGTGGATCCGAATAG GTTCAGTGAATCATGGTGCAACAGGAACTTTGTTGCGGCGAAATGTAGAGAATCGTACGCGTTCAACAACATTATCATCTGGCCGAAGGAAGAGCGTCCTGCCGGGCGACCCACGGCTCGTGTGAGCGGCATCTACCAGACTCTCCTGGACAAGGGTGCAGAGATGGGCTTCCACTCCG GCTGGGAGCAGCCCAACTGGTTTGCTAAAGAAGGTGACACCCCCGGCTATCGTCCCAGCTTCAGACGCACAAACTGGTTCCATCCGGTCGGGAGGGAGTGTGAACTGGTTCTATCCAGGGCCGGGGTCATTGACCTGACACCATTCGGAAAGTTGGAAGTCAGCGGTCCGGATGCGGCGAGGCTGCTGGACTACCTGTTTGCTTACGAATTACCGCAG GTCGGGAGAGCGTGCACCAGCCATATGTTGACCACTAGTGGGGGCGTGTATGCGGAGATGACGGTTACCAGGCTCGGACAGGACCACTTCTTCCTTGTCACGGGAACAGGCTCCGAGCTGCATGATCTCAG ATGGATAGAGAATCATGTGTGGAAGGGCGGCTACGACGTCACCATAGCTAACGTCACAGACGACATGGGCGTGTTGGGGATCGCGGGTCCTCGGTCCAGGGACGTCCTGGCCAAGCTGACCTCAGGTGACCTGAGCGAGGAGGGGTTCAAGTTCCTCAGCTGCCAGCAGCTCAGTCTGGGTGGGGTTCGCGTCAGAGCCGTTAGGATATCGTACACAG GTGAGCTGGGCTGGGAGCTGTACCACGCCAGAGAGGACACAGCCCGGCTGTACGAGGCCCTGATGTCGGCAGGACAGGAGTTCGGGCTGGGGGACTTCGGCACCTTTGCCATGGGCTCCCTCAGGCTGGAGAAGGGCTtcagggggtggggggctgaG ATGACAGTGGACAACAACCCTTTAGAAGCAGGTTTTGACTCCTTCATCAAAATGGACAAG CCTGCAGACTTCATCGGTAAGCAGGctctgcagcagctgcagcaggaGGGACTGACCCGGAAGCTGGTGTGTCTGACTGTGGAGGTGGAGGAGAACGGTCCTGATGCTGAGGGCAACGAGACCATCTGGCACCAGGGGAAG